The genomic stretch CTACAGATTAACTACAATTTGAATTTATTAAAAACTCTAACAGATTGCTGCAAATTAGCTACACTATAACTACAGAAATATAACAGTTAGTCCAAGTTCCTCACAAAATGTAATTTAATTGTAGTTTGTATGAACCATAGTGAACAAGTACTATATGTACAATTGACCCATCAGACTACAAAACAACTACACATTAACTATATTTATGCACTGTCTACATTTATTCACTATACAGAGGAACAAATGAAACATACCACCTAACTTAAGCTCCCAAAAATCAGCAAGTTCAACCTACAGTTAATATTAATAGGCACAATCACAAgctctacaatattactacaaggTAACTACAGTTGTGGTACACGGAGATTCCAAGTcagtcaaaagtaccaaaattccaGTTTGTACATACAATCATCATCACATATGATACATAAGGTCCATAAAAAGCAAAATTTCACAGCTGAGACATAAATATAGTAACATATATATGTtgtctacaatattactacaattaCACATCATAGCTGAAAAATAAACTACAATTACACTACACAGCTGAAGACAAAACAGATATTGTGAATGATTATGTTCTTTATACTTACTGTGTTATTGATGACTTGTCCGGGGTGAGCAAGGTCATAAAACCAGTCCTTCTTATCAATCTTTTCacaaccaaaatccaaccaaggcttgatttggttatccTTCTTGGAAAAGTAATATTTCCTCCtgtaataacaaaaaaaagatgatcaaatacaaaaaatttaCAAAATGAATTACAATTTTAAAGTATAAAAATGGTGAACAGACAGTGTAAAATGAAGCATTCATACCTCCTAGATACTTTATCACTACGAATGTATAACCAGTTGGTGAACCTTTCTGTCAATTCAGGATCTACATTTTCACCTATGACACTTGTGAAGGGGTGCTTGAGGTAAAAAAATTTAGGTCCAACAGATGTGCTGCCTCCAGAACTATACAAAGATGTGAAAGGTGATCGTGCATGTTTTCCCGGTTGCCTTGTTCTACCGGGATGAACAGGGGTTGATTCATCTCGTATGGGCTCGCCATACATGACCAACTGTGATAAGTTTTCTGGCAGCTCAAAGTCATCCAATGTCAAACCTTTGTTTTCAATGCCTTCAGGAACAACTTTTTTATCAATGCCTTCAGGAACAACTTCAGTCACAGTCACACCGTGAATTGGCGACTGTGGAACTTCACCTTCTGTAGATAAGTGTAGATCAATGTAGATATGAACAGTATTATGGAGTTATAGAGAATATAGAGAATATATTACCTGCTTGTTGTGGCTCAGCCACTTCATCAATTACTGGTTCTTCCTCAATATTTCCTTGTAGATGTTCTGGTGAAACATCAGCTTGAATGAATAATTGGGAATGAGAATTGTAGATATATGTAGGAATATGTAGTTAAggtgtaaattattaaaattttgcatAAAAACCTTATTGTAATGAAGGAATGGTTCTGTACCTGCTTTATATGCCTCAGCTGCTTCTTGGAAGTCAGGATATAAGTCAACATGTGGTTGAAAATGTTCTGGAGAAATTGTAGCTGCAACACATagtaaaaaaatgattagtataatTTAATAATGCTGTCTTGAAATTTGTAGATATGTATGCAGGAATTTTGTAGATACCTGTATTGCTTGTGCTTCCATGCAGTTGATCACCAGCATTGAACTGGAATTGCTGGTTGTTATCTCCTTGATGTTGGTAATTATTTTTTGTTGAACTACCAGCAAACTACAATTTTGGGAAATATTTGAGACTACTTTATTCATATGTCTTAATTAGTCTTAGTACAAAATTATATGTAAATTCTTACCTTTGACTCATCCAAATCAAACCTCTTGTTTATCACattcataacacccttcaaagaTTGATCTATGAACTCTCGAAGGCTTGAGAGTTCCTCAAAAACATCCTTCCTATAGGCATCTAACTTTACATCAAcctaaaaattaaatatataattagttggtaATCTTATTCTAACTGCTACAGTTACACTACAATTCAACAAACTATAATTGTTATAGATTTATACcacaaattaactacaatgtaTAACATACTATAATTGTTATGTAATGAAGTCAAAATGTAGCAAATTATGTCAATATATTGTAGTTATTCATAATACCTGCACAATCCCCTTTTCCAACTTCATGAGCTTGCTACTGACAGATTCAATGTCCTCTTGACAATCTGTATATTTGGGTTCAAATGATGGAGAAGCAGCAGTTGGAACATGTGATGGTTGAGCACCATGTTCATCTTCATATTGAATCTTGTCTGGCAGATTAAGCACTCCAAGCTCTTCTCCAGATTCAATCATGTTTGTGAACTGAATGATGAAAATAACAGTTAATTCAAGTGACAAAAAAAATGTAGATTCAATGTAGTTATTATGAATGTAATTGTAGCATCATACAAAAGTGGAAAAAAATACCTTGATCCACTCAGGCTTGATCATCTTCTCTTCAATTGCAGTTAACCAAATCTGCCCCTTTGTAGCTGACCATCTTAAAATGCGAGGTATAGATTCAGAACATCTCGTAGCAAGCTCGGTGCTGACGGACGAGCAACACTCATATAGCCACACTTGCAAGGCTAATGAGCATCCCCGTATCAGATAAGAATGTACATGGGGATTAAGACGATGTCGGACAGATTCAATAACCTGCTTGAAGGATTTGATACCCCATGGGTATGACTCAAAATTACCAGACTCTATTAGAAAGAACATAAACTTGTCTATGAAAGTCACATGGTCTTTAtcagaaggacaaacaaaaaattCCAACATATAAAGAATGCACAACTTCACCGCATCCACATCGTTTGCCCATGCTTTATTAGTCACTACTTTTTTCAAATGCCATTTCTCAACCCTTTCTTTGTTCGGAAAATATGTATTCATTAAAGGGCTAACATAGGTGGAAGTGTAACCATAGTCTGAAAACTTATTAACACAATTAAGACCAGTTATCAACCCAAATTCTCtcaaggaaaaattcaatttttcaccCTTAAATAGTACTGAAAAATATGAGTCAGTAGACTTTGTCAATTCATACTTCATCAGAAGATGAAGTGTTTGGTTTTGCATACAGATTTTGGGGAGACCTAATAAGTAACCAAAACAAGTTTTTCTAAAAACCCTTAAAGCATTCGGAGAGAGTAAAGCTTGTATCTGGCTAGGTATGTTAGGATCACACAAACTGTGGAATCTAAGCACACCATAATCAACATTTTGTTGTGCAAAGTAAGGTCCATTCTgtagaaaatataaaattaatgaaCATTAGTAGTTTGCATAAAAAGGAAACAGTAATCTACATATAACTACATGacaaatacaaaatataactagAAGAAGAATAGCCTACCCACACCTATAACTACAAAacaataacagaagaacaatgcacgtgtaaacattatctacagaatgtaacagttacttcaagtatgtcacataaatgtagattaactgtagttagaatgaagttaaatatatgagatatacaggctacaataaaaaataacatatatacaatttaaccatcagactacacatcaactacaaactaactacatttatacactgtctaagagtcacagttccaattaaactacaaaattgagacaaagaatCTACAGGATGTAACAGTTACTTCAAATATGTCACATAAATGTAGATTAACTGTAGTTAGAATGAAGTTAAATATATGAGCTATACATGCTACAATAAAAAATAACATATCTACAATTTAACCATCAGACTAcacatcaactacaaactaactacatttatacactgtctaagagtcacagttccaattagactacaaaattgagacaaagaatCTACAAAATTAGGACAACACCACATTTTACCAAAATACACTTGAACAATCAAAGAAGAACAATGCACTTGTAAACATTATCTACAGAATGTAACAGTTACTTCAATTAACTCACAacatgtagataaattgtatttaGAATGAAGTTAAATGTAGCAGCAATACAGGTTGCAATGAAAAATACCATCTCTACAATTTAACGATCAGACTAcaaatcaactacaaactaactacagTATACACTGTCTAATAATCACAGTTCCATTAAACCTACAAAATTGTGAAAAATAATCTACAAAATTAGGACAATACCACATTTGGCCAAAAAACACTTGAACACTAAATTAACACTTGAACAACAGATTTTTACAACCAAAATCAAActacaaaacagtgaggaaacataAATAGTGtttacctttattgaaattttttccttaaccaattttggtactttttttgagggtttcttcttctttggtTTTGATGAAGAAGGAGAGACCTTGTGTTTTTTCACAGATTGAACTTTGGGAGAATCATCTACAAAATCGTCATCTACACTCAACTATTTCCCCTTGCGTTTCAGTTGATTGTCGACTAGTTTATCAACTCCACCAACATCAACATCGTGCAAATGCTTGCTTCTCATTTCCGCACGAATTTGTCTAGGAGATGAAATACCAGTAGTTTGTTCACTTGCATGCGTCGTTTGTGGGTTTTTTTGTGGTGATTTTGGTGTTAAAACACCCAAATCAAAGGTTGGAATATCAGCTAATATagcttttgatgatttttttgggGAGTGTtggtttttttcatgatttaggaGTTGAAGACAAAGATGGAAGTGAATTCAAATCGTGGGGGATACTATCAACTGAAGGTAATTAAGTGGAGAAGAAAGTGATGGTAATTGTGGGTGAGAAGAGATTGTACGAGAATGGAGGAAAAACTGAAGGTAAATCGTGGGGGTGGGGAACTGAAGGTAAATCGTAGGGGGTGTGGGGGGGTGGGAGGAGAGAGGGGCGGGTAAACCAAATAACGTGAAGATACAGTCCTATAATTATGCCTAATAAAAATGAACCCTTAATTATATccctaatttgaattatggtatagaaatggtaatttagtatgcttaaatgtaataaacacaaaccttaaacattgagggtaataagttttgatatatggtatagataggtaaaaatcccataataaatttgaaatagttactcctatagtcggtttggttcgatttttttctgattaaaaccaaaaccagaccaaatttgatcggtttttaaaattcaaaaccaaaaccaaactaaacaaaaaagtatcgatttttttggttggtttggttcggtttttcgggtttttatgaacacccctatttGTTATATATATCTACCTTGGGATTTCACATATTTTTCAGCCCATTAGCTGCCTCAGCCAAAAGTTGGCAACGATTTTGTTCTCATCATGACTATTAGTATTCTTCTTTGTTTTTTAATCTTTTCCGTTACACGTTTACGTCTCCTTAATGACTATTAGTATTCAATCGTGTTTCTAATTATACAAACGTTACAAttcttattttctgttttcaattGTATATTtaatctctctatatatatatatataaagtaggGAATGAAAAAGTTGATGTGGCAGCTCTCTTAATCTAGGATATGATTTATCTATTTTCTCGGATTTTTGAGAGTTTTCTCTCATTTTAGTactatatttaattatttaaaccaAAAAATTAATGTTTAATTGTAGTTCCATGATAATGATAAATAAAGGAAGAGGAAAAATGACAGTTACAAAACTAAGATCATCCGTTTCAAAGTCAGCCTTTTATTCTTTTAATTACACCATACTCTTTTCTTTAACCGTTACAAAAATAATTACTCACCTTTACAGCTAATTTCAATGGAGATTCAATATGCATAATAATTCAAGAATGTTTTGGCTTATAAAAAGGTCCAACTCTTATGTTAGATCTTACGTTTGTTTGCTAATTTTATATGATGACAAGCATGATATTGGCCAACTCatttgtttatgagttttagCATTTTAATATGCTAATTTCCTACAACTTTTTATTATGTTATTGTATTACTCTGTTATTAAGTTAGTTTATTAAAATCCTATATATGTTTACACAGATAATCTCCAACATATTTTAGGTTTTGTATTCTCCAACATTTAATGGATGTGTACAATTGTTACTTCTTGATTTTCCTTTATAGCATGCGTCTTGAAATTTATGAGAGTTAAATGAAATCAGTTTGTTAATTTTAGAATG from Nicotiana sylvestris chromosome 12, ASM39365v2, whole genome shotgun sequence encodes the following:
- the LOC104234242 gene encoding uncharacterized protein; this translates as MHIESPLKLAVKNGPYFAQQNVDYGVLRFHSLCDPNIPSQIQALLSPNALRVFRKTCFGYLLGLPKICMQNQTLHLLMKYELTKSTDSYFSVLFKGEKLNFSLREFGLITGLNCVNKFSDYGYTSTYVSPLMNTYFPNKERVEKWHLKKVVTNKAWANDVDAVKLCILYMLEFFVCPSDKDHVTFIDKFMFFLIESGNFESYPWGIKSFKQVIESVRHRLNPHVHSYLIRGCSLALQVWLYECCSSVSTELATRCSESIPRILRWSATKGQIWLTAIEEKMIKPEWIKFTNMIESGEELGVLNLPDKIQYEDEHGAQPSHVPTAASPSFEPKYTDCQEDIESVSSKLMKLEKGIVQVDVKLDAYRKDVFEELSSLREFIDQSLKGVMNVINKRFDLDESKFAGSSTKNNYQHQGDNNQQFQFNAGDQLHGSTSNTATISPEHFQPHVDLYPDFQEAAEAYKAADVSPEHLQGNIEEEPVIDEVAEPQQAEGEVPQSPIHGVTVTEVVPEGIDKKVVPEGIENKGLTLDDFELPENLSQLVMYGEPIRDESTPVHPGRTRQPGKHARSPFTSLYSSGGSTSVGPKFFYLKHPFTSVIGENVDPELTERFTNWLYIRSDKVSRRRKYYFSKKDNQIKPWLDFGCEKIDKKDWFYDLAHPGQVINNTHIDVIMYYLRKRGKYGPNNNTRFTTTDCLLKTKIERIYDKFISSPPEQRELPLVVASF